In Flavobacteriales bacterium, one genomic interval encodes:
- the nhaC gene encoding Na+/H+ antiporter NhaC: protein MDTPTLQRPSLLQALIPIVLLIGVLAANVIYFGEDSSYGPNQIALLVAAALAGMVGITTGRTWEVIYDGIVESISSAMGAILILLLIGALAGTWLMSGIVPAMIYYGLKILEPHFFLFASCVICSLVSLATGSSWSTVATVGIALLAIGTALGLEEGWIAGSIISGAYFGDKMSPLSDTTNLAPAVAGTDLFTHIRHMVWTTGPSMIISLLVFVIAGFTGNGAVNSSDVDSLTKAIDANFNITPMLFLVPLAVVLMIYKRMPALPALLIASLLGGLFALIYQPDIVASIGGQADNYWERSYRAIITSMAMKTSITTGNAMADDLLSAGGMSGMLNTIWLIICALTFGGVMQAVGLLRRITDGLLTMVNSAGSLIATTAGTAVFFNLTASDQYIAIVVPGKMYKEAFEEFDLAPENLSRTLEDSGTVTSVLVPWNTCGVAQSGVLGVAVWAFAPYCIFNWVSPLMTILFGYMGWKVTRLKAK, encoded by the coding sequence TTGGATACGCCAACGCTCCAACGCCCATCCTTGCTTCAGGCATTGATACCTATCGTGTTGCTGATAGGCGTGTTGGCAGCCAACGTGATCTACTTCGGTGAGGATTCCAGCTATGGACCCAATCAGATCGCGTTACTTGTTGCGGCGGCATTGGCTGGTATGGTAGGCATTACTACGGGACGCACTTGGGAAGTGATCTACGATGGAATCGTAGAGAGCATTTCCAGTGCCATGGGTGCGATCCTTATTCTTTTGTTGATCGGTGCACTGGCCGGTACTTGGCTTATGAGCGGCATTGTTCCGGCCATGATCTATTATGGATTGAAAATTCTTGAACCGCATTTTTTCCTGTTCGCATCGTGTGTGATCTGTTCACTTGTGTCATTGGCAACAGGTAGTTCGTGGAGCACAGTTGCCACCGTTGGAATCGCACTTTTGGCAATAGGCACAGCACTTGGTCTGGAGGAAGGCTGGATCGCCGGCAGCATTATTTCCGGTGCTTATTTCGGTGACAAGATGTCGCCGCTCTCGGATACTACCAATCTCGCTCCCGCAGTTGCCGGCACCGATCTGTTCACGCACATCCGTCACATGGTATGGACGACTGGACCGAGTATGATCATCTCGTTGCTCGTTTTTGTGATCGCAGGATTTACGGGAAATGGAGCGGTGAATTCTTCTGATGTTGATTCGCTCACCAAAGCAATTGATGCTAATTTCAATATCACACCAATGCTTTTTCTTGTGCCATTAGCTGTGGTCCTTATGATCTACAAGCGCATGCCTGCATTGCCAGCATTGCTGATCGCGAGCTTGCTTGGCGGGTTGTTCGCGTTGATCTACCAGCCGGATATCGTGGCTTCGATCGGTGGGCAAGCGGATAATTATTGGGAAAGATCCTACCGAGCCATTATCACTTCAATGGCCATGAAGACCAGCATTACTACCGGCAATGCAATGGCGGATGATCTGCTTTCCGCAGGAGGTATGAGCGGGATGTTGAATACCATTTGGCTGATCATCTGCGCGCTTACGTTCGGTGGGGTCATGCAGGCGGTCGGCCTGCTGCGTAGGATCACGGATGGACTTCTGACCATGGTGAATTCCGCAGGGTCCTTGATCGCCACCACGGCGGGTACTGCAGTGTTCTTCAACCTCACCGCATCCGATCAATACATCGCGATCGTAGTGCCCGGCAAGATGTACAAAGAGGCGTTCGAGGAGTTCGATCTCGCACCGGAGAACCTTTCCCGAACATTGGAGGATTCAGGTACGGTAACATCCGTGCTGGTTCCGTGGAATACCTGTGGCGTTGCACAGAGTGGCGTATTGGGCGTGGCGGTCTGGGCCTTTGCTCCGTACTGTATCTTCAACTGGGTATCACCCCTTATGACCATCCTATTCGGCTACATGGGCTGGAAGGTCACGCGGCTCAAGGCGAAATAG